The sequence below is a genomic window from Wenzhouxiangella sp. XN24.
AGGGAATGACGATGAACAACATCGAGAGCAGGATCACCGACAGGTTTTCCTTGAAATGCTGCAGCACCTCCCGCTCGACCAGGTGCATGTTGCCGATCACCAGCCCCATCACCGTGACGCTCAGCAAGCCCGACTCATGCTGCACGAGGTTGCTGAGCCAGTACACCACGAGCACGAGCACCATAAGGATCGGCGGCTTCAAGTGCTCCGGCACCCATCCGCGGCGGAACACCCAGCCAGTCAGCCATCCCCCGAGACCACCCAGCGACGCCGCCGCCGCGAGGGCCATGCCGAGACTGAGCAGCGTGGTAGAGAAATCCTCCCCGGCGACGGTGAAGTACTGGAAGGTCAACACGGCCAGGAGGACACCGACCGGGTCATTCGCGATTCCCTCCCATTTCAACAGCGCCGCCGACTCCTTGTTCAGCCGGGCCTGCTGCACGAGCGGGCCGATGACCGTGGGGCCGGTCACGACGAGGATCGCGCCGAGCACCGTGGCGACCGGCCAGCTCAGGCCGGCGAGATAATGGGCGGCGAGCGTGCCGAACAGCCAGGCCAGCGGGGGCCCCAGGATCGTCAGGCGGCCGATGCCGTGCCCGACCCGGCGCAACTCCCCCAGCTTCAGCTCCATCGATCCCTCGAACAGGATGATGGCGACCCCGAGCCCGATGAGTTCCGTCAACTGCTCCGGCGGCAGGCCGATCTCGATCACTCCGGTCACCGGACCGAGCAGGATGCCCGCCGCGATCAGGACGACGATGGTGGGGAACTTGATCCGCCAGGCGAGCCACTGGCTGGCCAGTCCCGCGGCGAGAATCACCAACAGCAGTGTGGCGCCGTGCATGAAGCACTCTTTAGTTGGCTTGCCTGCATTTACTATAGACAGGAAGCCGAAAGTCGATTCCGCAGCGCCTTCGGCCGGTGACGGAATCACGTTCCGGCGCGCTGTAATACGAACGCAGTCCCGGCAACGCTAAAATGCAACTTGCCGAGCAAAAGAGACGAGCCGCGCATGCCGTTGATCGAGACCGCACCCATCCGTTACGTCGAACCGGTGTTCCGCCCACCCAGCGAAGCGCGTTCGCTCGTCCTGCCGGTCACCGACGGCTGTTCGTGGAACAAGTGCAGCTTCTGCGAGATGTACACGGCGCCGCAGAAGAAATTCCGCGCGCGTGACGAAGCGGAAGTCATCGATTCGATCCGCCGCACCGCGGCGACCGCCGGAGCCGATCGCGTCCGCCGCGTGTTTCTCGCCGACGGCGATGCACTGGTGCTGCCTACCCGGCGGCTGCTGGTGATACTGGAGGCGATTGCGCAGCACCTGCCCGGTGTGGAACGGGTCTCCAGCTATTGCCTGCCGCGCAACCTGCGTCGCAAGTCGGTGGCGGAGCTCACCGAATTGCGGGCGGCCGGGCTGAAGCTGGCGTATGTCGGTGCCGAATCCGGCGACGACACGGTGCTGGCACGCGTCGGCAAGGGCGAGACCTTCGACTCGACGCGCGTGGCGCTGGACAAGCTCGCCGAGGCGGGCATCGGGCGTTCGGTCATGATTCTCAACGGCCTGGGCGGCGCAGTGTATTCCGCGCAGCACGCCGACGAATCAGCCCGGTTGATGAACCTCTGCCAGCCCGAATATGTCGCCACCCTGGTGGTCAGCTTCCCGCTCGGCGAGGCCCGGTTTCGCGCCGGCTTTCCCGAATGGGAACCCCTCGACCCGCCTGGGCTGTTTCGCGAAATGGAGCGCTTTCTTGCGGCACTGGAACTCGAGGACACGATGTTCCGCTCGGATCACGCCTCGAACTGGCTGGTGCTCAAGGGCGTACTCGGCGCAGACAAGGATCGGCTGCTCGCCGAACTGCGCTCTGCCATTGCGCACCCGGAGCGTGCCCCGCTGCGGCCCGCCTGGGCGCGCGGCCTCTGAAGGAGTCCAGAGATGAAATCGATTCCTGCACGACGTCGGAAGTGCCGGCGCCGGACTACGCTGAGCGCCTCGGCCGCCCTCGGATTGGCGGCGATACTCACAGGCTGTAGCCAGCCTGGACACGAAACCGCTGCATTGGTTGAGCCCACCCAACGGGCGCAAGAAACCGGGATTACGGAGTCGGCGACGCCGGCGGATCCGGCCGAACGGACAGCACGCCAGTCCGCCTACCGGGTGCGCAGCGACTTCGACGCCGGGTTGAATGCCGACCACGGCTGGGCGGGCGGAATCAACGAAGTGGCACGGGTGCTGGCGGACCAGCCCTTCCGGCTGCGCCTCGAACTCGAACACCCGGATGCGGCGGACACTGCGGGGCCCTACCGACTCGAATGGCGGCGCAACGACGGCGCCTGGGAAGCGATGCTGGCGGAGAATTTCCCGCAACCGGCGAAGGTGAACGTGCTGGACTTCGAGACGCCGCCGGGGGACCCCGCAGGCGCGTCCTGGGGCTGGCGCCAGGGCGACGAGTCGGCGCTGCACCGGCAGGAGACGGCCGACGGCGGCCACCTGCGATTCGAGCCAGGCACCGACGCGATCCTGGCCCTTGGCCTGCATGACGTGCACTGGGAGCCGGTCGAGGTCGCTGCAATATTGCGTCTGCCCGCCGGCGCGTCCACGGCGGGCCTGGTATTCGACTACCGGGACGCGCTGAATCATTACCGCGTGGACCTGGAGGGGGGCCACGGCCTGCACCTGGTGCAATTGCGGGACGGTGAGGAAGTGCGCCTGGCGACCCATCGCTACGACGTGCAGACCGGACAGTGGGCGGAACTGAAGGTGGTCCTCGAGGACTCGGAAATCACCGTGGAATACGACGACGAGGCGCTGGTGTTCACCCAACGACCGCCAGGACCGATCGATGCGCTCAACAGCGGCGTCTTCGTGCCCGGGGGCAGCGCACTCGAACTGCGCTCGCTGACCGTCGAGGGCCTTCCCCGGTCTCCCCGGGCGAGCATCATGGCTGCGGGGGCGTTCAGCCACGGAGCGGACACCGCCGACCTGATCGCGGGATCCGGTCGACCGTTTGCCGGGGGCGCCGGCGTCAGTTTCGCCCGCCAGGCCCCGGCGCGCGCGTTGCCGGCGCAGAGCGGTTCGTCCCGCCACACCGAGTGGGAATTCCCGCTGGTCATTCGCCACTTCGCCGATGGCGCCGCGCGCAACGCGACCGGAGACCGCTTCGAGTTCCGGGTGCTGGACGCTCGGGAGCAGCCCGTTCCCGCCGTCGCCACGGCTGCCGTCACGCTCGAGGTGCCGGCCGGACACCTCGGCGGCACGTTCGTGGAAACGCCCGCCCGCATCGGCCCGTGGGAAACCGCCGGCGGCGACTACTACTTCCTCATGGAGCCGGCGGAAACCGACAACATGCTGATGGCCGTCAAGTCATCCGATGGCGGCATGAGCTGGCAGGAGATGGATGGCGAGCATCGCCCGGCCAGCGGCGATCTCGAAGGCTTCGCCTCGGTGCTCGACGGCGACCGTATCCACATGCTGCACCAGACGTCGGATGACGTCTTCTATCATGTGTTTCTCACTGCGGATCACCCCGAAAGGCCGGATCGCTGGGCGATCCGCGACGAGCGCCTGGCCTCCCCCCCGGAGCCACCGACCCAGGTGGCGGATCTCGCCGTGCGCTCCGACGGCAGCGTCGTGGGCGTCTACGGGGGGCCGGAGAAAATCCGCTACCGCGTGCGTTCGGCCCAGGGCAACTGGGGCCCGGAGACGGTGATCGACGCCGGGGTCGAGCCGAAGCTGTCGGGACCCATGCTGGTGCGTGACCCCGGGGACGTCATCCACCTCGCCTACACCGGCGACGACGGCACCGCGTGGTATCGGCAATTGCGCCCGGACGGCGAACTGACGCCGCGCCGCTTGCTCGCGAACGGACTGGGCACAGGGAGCGAGGACGTCGGCGCGATCCTGCCGCTGGTCTACCTGCCGGATTCGGAGACTCTCAGCGTGATCTATCGCCTTGCAGACGGCCGGCTGTGGGAGCGGCGCATCGGACCGGATGGGGCATTCTCCGAGCCGGTACAGGTCACGCGTCGCGCCGTAGTGCAGAACGCCGTGGACTCGGACCAGGTCGGCGCGGACGCCGTCGGCCACGCTGACAGCGTGCATGTGCTGTTCATCGAAGCCGGGACCGGCCAGCTGTTCCATACGTCGCGGGCGGCCGGCGAGGCGTGGACGGAGCCGACCCTGCAGGTGGACGACGCCCGGGTCCAGTGGGTGCGCGGGGCCATCCTGCAGAAGCGGCACAGCCGGCCCGTCTACGGCTACGTGTACGACGCGGGCTCCGACGGCGGCTCCGGCATGAATCGCTTCGGCACGCTGCCGCTTTGCAACCAGGCGGACACGGCGCTGCGCTTCGAGTGGTCGGACGAATTCTCCCCGGCGGAACAGGAAAAACTGAAGCGATGGGTGGAGGACACCCGGGCCGGCGTCGAGCGACTGGTCGGCCCCTTCCCTTTCGATGTGCACGTGACCTTCCATCGGCGCAACGACGCGCGCGAACCCGTGCCGTGGGCCAACACGCAGCGTGGCCGCATCCAGGGCGTGCACTTCCACGTGGATCCGGCTTATTCCGCGGAAGCGTTGCGCGCGGACTGGACAGCGTCGCATGAACTCAGCCACCTCGCCTTGCCCTACCTGGGCTCCCGTCACGCCTGGTTCGCGGAAGGTTTCGCCAGCTATATGCAATACCAGGTGATGCAGGCCATGGGAGAGCTTTCACCCGAGGAAGTCGCGCGGCGTTACGAGTGGAAGCTGGCGCGCGCGGAACGGCGCTACCGCTACCCGGAGCGGCCCTTCGCCGCCGCCGCCCCGCGCCTGCGTGCCGAAGGTAACTATCCCACCATGTACTGGGGCGGCGCCGTCTATTTCCTGCAGGTCGACGCCGCCTTGCGCGAGACATCGGGACGGGCATTCACGGATGTGCTGCGCGACTACGTGAGCTGTTGCAGGCACCGCAACCACGGCCTCGATGACTTGCTGCTGGAGCTGGACAGACTCTCCGGCTCCAACCTGTTCAGCACCCGTTACCGCGACTTCGAGACGCGCAAGGGCTTCCCCGACTATCGCGGCACCGCGTTGCCCCAATAGTTGAAACAGGCTGGGCGCCAGCCGGGGATGTAGCCCGTTTCGAGTCGGCCTGGCTTGAAGCCGCCCGCTTCGAGCATGTCCGGAATCACGCGATCCAGATTGCAGCCGCCGCCGAGGCGCGACCACACGGGATTGATCAACGCCTGCTGGCGACGGACCCAGCGATCAGGCGCGGCGCCGTGCTCGCAGAAAATCAATTCGCCACCCGGCCGGAGCACGCGCCTGGCCTGCTCCAGCACCTCGGTCGGATCGGGTACCGTGCACAGCGTGTAAGTCGTCAGCACCGTATCGACGCTGTTGTCTTCGAGCGGCAACTCGTGTCCCGGCAGCGGGATGAATTCGACGTCCAGCGCCAGGCCCTCGGCCACTTCCCGCGCCCGGTCCACCATCTCGGGCGATGGCTCCAGCCCCCAGACGCGGCGCACCCTGGCCGGGTCGTAAAACGGCAGGTTGAGCCCGGAGCCGATGCCAATCTCCAGCACGTCGCCGCGGGCCCGCGGCACGACCTTCGACCGCTGGCGCATCGCCGGCCGGGTGCTGCAGGCGAGGTGCACGATGCGCGGCAGGACATGTCGGTCATAGAAGCTCATCGTTTAGCCTATAGCGGTTCCGGGCAGTAGGATACGCGAAGTGGGGTGCATCCCTCGGTGCCTGGTGTATGGATCAAGGTGACACGCTGCAAATGACCGACAGCTGCCCGAATTGCGACGCGATCCTGCAGGGGCGCTATTGCCATGCCTGCGGCCAGCGCCGGATCGAGCCGGAAGAACGCCGGCTCAGCTGGTTCTTCAGCCAGCTGGTGGAAGCGTTCACCATGGCCGATCGACGCTTTCTCGGCAGCATCGCGCGGCTGATGTTCAAGCCGGGGAGTCTCGACCGCGACTGGCTGGAAGGGCGGCGTAGGCGCAATCTCGCGCCCCTTTCGCTCTTTCTGATCGCCAACCTTGTGTATTTCTTCTATCCGCCGCTGACCGATTTCAACCTGTCGCTGGCGGACCAGGCGGCCCACCAGCCCTACAGCGCCATTGTCGAGCGGCTGGTATCGGCGCGGCTCGAAGCACGCGGCCTCGACTTCGAAGTCTACGCCCTGCAATACCAGGCGAAAGCCAACGACATCGCCAAGCTGCTGGTGATTCTGCATGCGCCTTTGCTCGCCCTCGTCCTGCTGGCCCTGCACGCGCGTCGCTACCCGTATTTCGTCGAACACCTCATGGTGAGCCTGCATTTCTGGGCCTTCACGTTGTTCATGATCATGTTTCTGCCGTGGGTGCTCGCCGTCCTGGTCAGCGTCGCGGGAATGGGGTCGCAAGGCTTCCTGCAACTCGCCTTGCTGGCCGTGGTCGGCTGCTATGCATGGCGGCAGATGACGGTGGCGTATGTACAGCCGGGCTGGCTGGCGCTCGCGAAACTTCCGCTGTTCCTGCTCGGCCTCGTGCTTGCGCACTTCACCTACCGCGCCGCGCAATTCCTGCTGGCTTTCCTCCTGAGCTGAGCATGATCGCGATGCACAGTGACCCTTCCCGGCGTAGTGACTATGATCGCGCCATGAAAGTGGAATCGCCGCAGCCGAGGTCGCGTTGAGGATTTTCGCCGTCCTCGTCGTCGCGTTGCTGCTCGGCACGTGCAGCCCGCACCTCACCTTGCTTGAGCAGGTCGAGCGTGAAGGCGCTCTGACGGTCGTCACGCGGAACGCACCGACGAGTTACTACATCGGGCCGGAGGGTCCGGTCGGACCGGAGTATGAACTGGCCCGGGGCTTCGCCGATTTTCTTGGCGTGCGCCTGCGCGTCTCGATCCGGGACCAACCCGCGGAACTGCTGGACGAAGTAGCGCGTGGGCGCGCTCACGTGGCTGCCGCGGGACTGATGGTCACGCCGTCGCGACGGGAGGTGTTCGAATTCGGTCCGCCCTACAGCGAGGTCACGCATCAACTGATTTACCGCCTCGACACCCGCAAACCGCGCCGCCTCGACCACACCTACGGCCGGCGGCTCGAAGTCGTGGCGAACAGCAGCTTTGTCGATACCCTGGAGACGTTGCGGCGAGAGGCACCCGGCCTGACCTGGGTGGAAAACCCTGCCAGCGACCTGCAAAGCCTTCTCGCGCGCGTATCGACCGGAGAGATCGATTTCACGGTGGCGGATTCCGCGGCCGTGAGAATCAATCGCTATTTCCATCCCGATATCCGCGTGGCCTTCGACGTCAGCGAACCGCAACCGGTGGCGTGGGCCTTTCGTGGCGGCGACGACACCCTGCTGGGCGCGGCGCAGGCTTATTTCGCGGAGGTCTTCGCCAACGGCCGGCTCGACGAGATCAAGGATCGCTACTTCGGCCACACCGAGCGTTTCGACTACGTGGGCACCCGCACTTTTCTCAGGCACATCGAGACGCGACTGCCGCGCTACCGTGAATGGTTCGAGGATGCGGCAGCGGACCAGGACATGGACTGGCGGTTACTGGCGGCGCTCAGTTACCAGGAATCGCACTGGAACCCGCTGGCGGTTTCACCCACCGGCGTGCGTGGGTTGATGATGTTGACGCAGCGCACCGCCGAGGCCGTGGGCGTCACCGACCGCGAGGATCCCGAACAGAGCATCCGTGGCGGCGCGCGATACCTCAAGCGGGTATTCGGCAAGATCCCGGACCGCATCCCGGAGCCCGACCGCACCTGGATGGCGCTGGCCGCCTACAACGTGGGATTCGGTCACCTTGAGGATGCCCGCCGGATCACCCAGGGACAGGGCGGCGACCCGGATCGCTGGCAGGATGTGCGCGAGCGCCTTCCGTTGCTGGCGCAGGAGAACTGGTATCGGCAGACCCGCTTCGGCTACGCGCGCGGCTGGGAGCCGGTGCGTTTCGTGGACAATATCCGCCGCTACTACGAAGTGATGGCCTGGATCACGGCAGACAGCTACGACCCGGCGATCGTCACGGCAGGCAACTAGCCTGGCGCCGGTCGCGCCCGGCGCGCGCGGAAGAAATCGCGCAATACCGCGCCACAAGCGTCGTCCAACACGCCGCCCGTCACCTCGACCCGGTGGTTCAGCTGAGACGTCCGCAGCAGGTCGAAGACGCTGCCGGCCGCACCCGTTTTCGGGTCCGCCGCACCGTAGACCAGGCGTGCGATCCGCGCGTGGACCATGGCGCCGGCACACATCGCGCAGGGCTCGAGCGTGACGTACAGCGTGGCGCCCGGAAGACGGTAATTCCCGAGCGCCTGGCCGCCCGCCCGCAGCACCAGCAGCTCGGCATGCGCGGTGGGATCACTAAGGGCGATGCAACGATTCCAGTCCGCAGCGACGACGCGGTCGTCCGCCACCAGCACGGCACCCACCGGCACTTCACCTTCCGCTTCGGCGCGTGCTGCGTGCTCCAGCGCCTGGCGCATGTAGCGTTCGTCGGCGGCGGCGTCAGTACCGGCAGAGGACATCGCCGGGCGTCGCTTCACAATCCACCAGCCTGAGCTCGCCCTGTTCGTCTTTCAACGAAGCGAATCGCCATGGACTCGCCCCCGTCATGGTACGCACGGCCTGCTTTGCCTCGGCGAGGCTTTGCGCATTCGTGATGCCCGCGGAAGGAATCCGGCTGCCTTCCGCGTAGAAGAAAGCCACGGTCGTGTGGCCCGGCGTATGAGTGAGCTGTCCGGCATATTCGCGCACGTCCTGCTCGGCCGCAGGGGCCTGGTAGGCCACCGTGAACAGCCTGTCCATGCCTTCATCGCGAAAGTACCCGACATGCCAGAAATCCGTGGCGCTGGCGGTTTCCTCCCCGAGCATCGATTTGCCGAGCCAGCCGAGGGCGATCGTCGCGGCCACCACGGCCAGGAAACCGATTGTGTAGGATTGCTTCTTGGACATTCCGGAAAACATGCTCACCGCTTCCTCTGTTTATCAGCCGGGCCGATCCAAGAATAATCCAAATTGTCTGCCTGGCGTCACTTTCCTTGGTCCGATCACTCCCGTTCTACGAAGCGCTTCACGCCGAAAGCGCGGCCGGCGGGAACTCACAGGTCCGTCGCGGCTTTCGGCTGCGGCACACGTTGCTCGCCGGCCAGGCGCAGCGCGTGCTGGAACTGTTGGTTGCCGTGGTACAGGTCCCGCTGATGCATCACCACCATGTTGAATTCACCGGCCACCAGCGAGTTACCCGGCAGCGGCACGATCTCGGCACGGATGGTCAGGCCGCACCCTGAGTTCCAGCTCTGCGCGGCGGTGAACGCCGGCTTGGGCCCGTTGATGCACTGCTCGAATTGCATGGCCGCGTTGTTGAACTGGCTGGCAGGTACCGGCATGGCATGTCCCTTGACATCGAAGACCCACACGAGGTTTGTGCTGCCGGCGCGGAGGTTGTTCAGCCGCAGGTGATTGCCCTCGGCCTGGATCTGCGGGACGCCGTACTTTTGGCTGAGCGCGGTGGTGAGCGCCTGGATCGACTGGCCGTCGGCTTCGGAGAAGCGGCTGCGGCGCCACACGGCGCGCACGACCTCCTCGCCCGGCATGCCTGTCAAGCCGGCGACATACTCTGTCCGCAGTTTGCGCATCGGGCCAAGCCCGTAGGCGCCCTGCTCACAGGCCGGCGCCTCGAAATCCTGGCAAGGCACGCCGTCCGTGCCGCGCAGCATGCCTCGCGTGGCGAGGCCGAAGTTCTCTCGCGACGTCCAGAGCGGCGCCGTGTCCACCACCCGCACGTCGCTGCGGCACTCGAGGATCGCGACGGCCTCGTCGAAGCTCATGCCGGGCGACACGCCGACGATATCGCCAGGGACGGCCGACTTGTCCGCCTTGGCTGTGACCCCGTCACACTCGCTGCGCAGTGAGCCGAGCGGTGGGGTTGCCGCCAGGCTGGTCTCCTCGTCCTTCACGAAATGCAGAGCGGGCTCGCCAGGCTCCCGCGGCTCGAGCACGAGCCCACGCTTGTCGATCCTGGCGGTCAGCGACTGGGCGGCTCGGTCTCGCTTTCCAAGGTAATCGATACGCAAGGCATCACCCTCCTGAGACCAGGTGCCGGTCGCGCCGCTGGCGCCGCTGCCCTCCGCAAACACGAGGACCGCATCGCCCCCGTGGTGCAGCACCAGCCGCCAGTCGATCTGTTCGACCATCGCTTGCGCCATGCGCGATTGCATATCCGCTTCAGGGCCGCCCCGGCTTTTCTGCAGGCCGGCCAGCGTGGCCTCGCGATCGAAGCGCCACACCCCCGAGAGGTCCGCGGACGCGCTTGGCCCACAGGCCGTCTGCGCGGCCATCACCGCCATCACCAGCGTCGCTGCAAGCCATCGATTTACGTGTTGCGAGTACATGAATCATCCCCCCACCGGTGCCCGGCCCCTTGCCAGGCAGGAATCGCAACCATGCGGCGGAGAGCTGCGCACTGCATCGACAGTTAACGCCGGAAAGCGGCATTTAAGGCAAGAAAAGCGACAGGCGACGCTAATGACGGAGCGAGTCCAGGCCCGGCGTGTGGGCGTAGCCACGGCAGCGGCTGGTAGCCTGTTCGAAAGCACGCATGGCAAGCTCCGGGCGCTCGTAGCGGACCCAGGCGGTGGCGACGCGCACGGCGGTACCGGGATCGAGCGAATGCTCGAGCGCCTCGAGCAGGTCCGCCTTGACGCGCGTCTCGATGTCGGCCGGCAGGCCGTCCGGCATGAGATCCGCGAGCCGACTGTAGTAATAGGCGCGCGATGCGCGATCCGCCGGGGTCTCGATACCCTGCAGCACGTCCCGTTCCGCGATCTCCACGGCGCGCAGGAATGCCGGACCGGCCTCCTCCTGCCGCCCGGAGCGAAGGTAGGCATCGCCCAGGTTGCCCCACATTTCGTGAATCTCCGGCTGCCCGCCCGAGCTCAGGCGCTCAATCGCCTGTTCGCGCAGCTGCGTGGCTCTCGGGTAATCGCCCAGCAGGTAATACAGCATGCCGAGAAATTCGTCGCCGACGTAGGATTGCGGCGCGACGGCCTTCGCGCGCTCGTACGCACCACGCGCGTCCTCGAGCTGCTCTGCGCAGAAATAGAACGTACCAAGGTTGGCCAGCACGTATTCATTCTCGTCGCGCGCAAGCGCTTCCTCGGCCGCGGCGATCGCCCCCGGCAGGTCGCCCGCGAAATACGCGAGACTCGCAAGCCAGAACGGCGGCTTCCAGAAACCCGGTTCAACTTCCGTCGCTTCGAGAGCAGCGGCGCGCGCTGCCTCGAGAAGCTCGCTGTCTCCTTCGCTGCGGTACGCTTGCAGCAAGGTCAGCGCGAGCCCCACCAGCGCCGCACTGTCGCCCGGGCGCTCCTCCAGAAGTGCACGGAGATGCTGCGCGGATTCCTCCACTCGCCCGGTCACACGCAGGAAATGCGCATGCGCGACCCGCGTCGCCGCCGCGCCCGGCCCGAGCTGGAGTGCCCGTCCGCATGCGAGCGACGCATCATTGAGCGCACGCTGCGCATCCTCCATCCAGTACTCCTCGAGCAACGCCTCGCAGAGCCCCGCATGCGCCTCCGCGTAGTTCGCGTCGAGCCGCAGCGCCGCCTCGAAGCGCGCCTGGGCACGGCGGATATTGAGCTCGCTCGAGGGGCCGTCGAGATGCATGCGCCCCTCCAGGTAATAGTTCTGCACGGGCGCCAGGGGATAATGCACCGGCCAGTCCTCGGCGGCGACCGGCGCGCCGAGGGCATGCTCGATCGCCCGCACGGCGCTCGCCGCGACCGCGTCGAGCCAACCCTGCAGCCCCGCGGCCGGCACCGTTTCCGCCCACACCTGCTGGCGCGCGCCGTCACGATAGAGATAGACCCGCACCCCCGCGAACCGCCCGAGCGTGCGGATTTCACCCTCGACCACCGCGTCACTGCGCAGCAATGCCGCGACCTCATCGGAGTCCATGCCATGAATCAGCAGGTCGGCGGTCGGCGCGGCGAGCCTGAACTTCTGCTCGAGCTTTTGCCGCAGCGCAGCCGCGAGCAGGCCATCCGGATCGTCCGGCGATGGCAGCACCACCACCGTGGGCTGCGCCGATGGCAGGAGCCTGCCCGGCAACGCAGCAATGCCCGCCGCCCGATCCCCGCTCCCGAGTCCGGACCACCAGAGCCCCGCGGCCGCCATGACCGCGACGGCGAACGCGGGCGCTAGCCAGCGCCTCCGCGGCCGGGCTACAGGCTGTGCCGCAAGCGGACCGGGCACTGCTTCTACAGCAGCGTCCGCATCTCCGGCTGCCGCGCCGTCCCCCGGAAGCTGGGCGTTCTCATCACTGGTCAGGTAGAGCTGCCAAGCCTCGACGCCGAGCGCCCGGGCCACCCGTTCGATG
It includes:
- a CDS encoding radical SAM protein, which gives rise to MPLIETAPIRYVEPVFRPPSEARSLVLPVTDGCSWNKCSFCEMYTAPQKKFRARDEAEVIDSIRRTAATAGADRVRRVFLADGDALVLPTRRLLVILEAIAQHLPGVERVSSYCLPRNLRRKSVAELTELRAAGLKLAYVGAESGDDTVLARVGKGETFDSTRVALDKLAEAGIGRSVMILNGLGGAVYSAQHADESARLMNLCQPEYVATLVVSFPLGEARFRAGFPEWEPLDPPGLFREMERFLAALELEDTMFRSDHASNWLVLKGVLGADKDRLLAELRSAIAHPERAPLRPAWARGL
- a CDS encoding class I SAM-dependent methyltransferase — protein: MSFYDRHVLPRIVHLACSTRPAMRQRSKVVPRARGDVLEIGIGSGLNLPFYDPARVRRVWGLEPSPEMVDRAREVAEGLALDVEFIPLPGHELPLEDNSVDTVLTTYTLCTVPDPTEVLEQARRVLRPGGELIFCEHGAAPDRWVRRQQALINPVWSRLGGGCNLDRVIPDMLEAGGFKPGRLETGYIPGWRPACFNYWGNAVPR
- a CDS encoding DUF3667 domain-containing protein, whose protein sequence is MTDSCPNCDAILQGRYCHACGQRRIEPEERRLSWFFSQLVEAFTMADRRFLGSIARLMFKPGSLDRDWLEGRRRRNLAPLSLFLIANLVYFFYPPLTDFNLSLADQAAHQPYSAIVERLVSARLEARGLDFEVYALQYQAKANDIAKLLVILHAPLLALVLLALHARRYPYFVEHLMVSLHFWAFTLFMIMFLPWVLAVLVSVAGMGSQGFLQLALLAVVGCYAWRQMTVAYVQPGWLALAKLPLFLLGLVLAHFTYRAAQFLLAFLLS
- the mltF gene encoding membrane-bound lytic murein transglycosylase MltF, with the translated sequence MRIFAVLVVALLLGTCSPHLTLLEQVEREGALTVVTRNAPTSYYIGPEGPVGPEYELARGFADFLGVRLRVSIRDQPAELLDEVARGRAHVAAAGLMVTPSRREVFEFGPPYSEVTHQLIYRLDTRKPRRLDHTYGRRLEVVANSSFVDTLETLRREAPGLTWVENPASDLQSLLARVSTGEIDFTVADSAAVRINRYFHPDIRVAFDVSEPQPVAWAFRGGDDTLLGAAQAYFAEVFANGRLDEIKDRYFGHTERFDYVGTRTFLRHIETRLPRYREWFEDAAADQDMDWRLLAALSYQESHWNPLAVSPTGVRGLMMLTQRTAEAVGVTDREDPEQSIRGGARYLKRVFGKIPDRIPEPDRTWMALAAYNVGFGHLEDARRITQGQGGDPDRWQDVRERLPLLAQENWYRQTRFGYARGWEPVRFVDNIRRYYEVMAWITADSYDPAIVTAGN
- the tadA gene encoding tRNA adenosine(34) deaminase TadA yields the protein MSSAGTDAAADERYMRQALEHAARAEAEGEVPVGAVLVADDRVVAADWNRCIALSDPTAHAELLVLRAGGQALGNYRLPGATLYVTLEPCAMCAGAMVHARIARLVYGAADPKTGAAGSVFDLLRTSQLNHRVEVTGGVLDDACGAVLRDFFRARRARPAPG
- a CDS encoding tetratricopeptide repeat protein yields the protein MYHALTACGLRSQAALAERIADIEDLEQAPKDLVSRVFREQPVELQTIERVARALGVEAWQLYLTSDENAQLPGDGAAAGDADAAVEAVPGPLAAQPVARPRRRWLAPAFAVAVMAAAGLWWSGLGSGDRAAGIAALPGRLLPSAQPTVVVLPSPDDPDGLLAAALRQKLEQKFRLAAPTADLLIHGMDSDEVAALLRSDAVVEGEIRTLGRFAGVRVYLYRDGARQQVWAETVPAAGLQGWLDAVAASAVRAIEHALGAPVAAEDWPVHYPLAPVQNYYLEGRMHLDGPSSELNIRRAQARFEAALRLDANYAEAHAGLCEALLEEYWMEDAQRALNDASLACGRALQLGPGAAATRVAHAHFLRVTGRVEESAQHLRALLEERPGDSAALVGLALTLLQAYRSEGDSELLEAARAAALEATEVEPGFWKPPFWLASLAYFAGDLPGAIAAAEEALARDENEYVLANLGTFYFCAEQLEDARGAYERAKAVAPQSYVGDEFLGMLYYLLGDYPRATQLREQAIERLSSGGQPEIHEMWGNLGDAYLRSGRQEEAGPAFLRAVEIAERDVLQGIETPADRASRAYYYSRLADLMPDGLPADIETRVKADLLEALEHSLDPGTAVRVATAWVRYERPELAMRAFEQATSRCRGYAHTPGLDSLRH